A stretch of the Engraulis encrasicolus isolate BLACKSEA-1 chromosome 19, IST_EnEncr_1.0, whole genome shotgun sequence genome encodes the following:
- the asmt2 gene encoding acetylserotonin O-methyltransferase 2, whose protein sequence is MAEQLSQSELDYPFKLLEYFNGFRVSKVIFSACELGVFDLLLQSQRPLAAREVAEVLGTSEDGIERLLDVLVGIEILEVEKVEGTACYSSTDVSNLYLAKTSAKSLHHMIIYNSQTIYPLWNNLGDAVREGKNQNEKTFGLPSEDIFAAMYRSEEEMLKFMGLMNSTWAIDGHDIATAFDLSPFKSIVDLGGCSGGLARELAREYPSSKVTVLDLPKVIETAKQHFSESDSTIEFMEGDFFNGDLPPADLYVLARIIHDWKEERCEQLLKRIHSSCSPGGGVLIVEALLFENRRGPITAQLFSLNMLVQTEGKEHPPSRYTSMLTQAGFRDVQVCRTGKSYDAVLALK, encoded by the exons ATGGCTGAGCAGTTATCCCAGAGTGAACTTGACTACCCCTTCAAACTGCTGGAGTATTTCAACGGCTTCCGAGTATCCAAG GTGATATTCTCTGCGTGTGAGCTGGGTGTGTTTGACCTGCTGCTGCAGTCCCAGAGGCCCCTGGCGGCGCGCGAGGTGGCAGAGGTGCTGGGCACCAGCGAGGACGGCATAGAGAGGCTGCTGGACGTGCTGGTGGGCATCGAGATACTGGAGGTGGAGAAGGTGGAGGGCACAG CCTGCTACAGCAGTACGGACGTGTCCAACCTGTACCTGGCCAAGACCAGTGCCAAGTCTCTACACCACATGATCATCTACAACTCCCAGACCATCTACCCACTCTGGAATAACCTGGGAGACGCCGTCAG GGAAGGAAAGAATCAGAATGAAAAAACCTTTGGATTGCCATCTGAGGACATCTTTGCAGCCATGTACAG gtcGGAGGAGGAGATGCTTAAGTTCATGGGCCTGATGAACTCTACGTGGGCCATAGATGGCCATGATATCGCCACAGCTTTTGACCTCTCTCCATTTAAATCCATTGTGGACCTCGGGG gCTGCTCTGGGGGTTTGGCACGTGAGCTGGCCAGAGAGTACCCCTCCTCCAAAGTGACTGTGCTGGACCTGCCGAAAGTCATCGAGACCGCCAAGCAGCACTTCTCGGAGAGCGACAGCACCATAGAGTTTATGGAGG GTGACTTCTTCAACGGGGACCTTCCTCCTGCGGATTTGTACGTTCTGGCTCGGATCATCCACGactggaaagaggagaggtgtgAGCAGCTGCTGAAGAGGATACACTCGTCTTGCTCACCTG GTGGCGGTGTGTTAATAGTGGAGGCGCTGCTGTTTGAGAACCGTCGAGGACCAATCACGGCGCAGCTATTCTCACTGAACATGCTGGTGCAGACGGAGGGCAAGGAGCACCCGCCCTCCCGCTACACGAGCATGCTAACACAGGCCGGTTTCAGAGACGTACAGGTGTGCCGCACGGGGAAGTCCTACGACGCTGTCCTGGCCCTCAaatga